Within the Gloeobacter kilaueensis JS1 genome, the region TCGTCTTCTTTGCCCTGCCCTTTCGGGCCTTTCAGACCGGCAAATTCAGCCCGCCGCTCAAGATCTTGGGCTTTTTTATCTGCCTGGGGCTGGCACTGCAGGGCTGGGTCTATGTCGCAGAGCCCACTAATCTTTAGTTTGTCGATACGAATACACGGAGAAGTCACTTCGGAAGCTGCTCCCTTACCCACTGACGGAAGGCTTTCAGCGCCGGACGTGTTCCTGTAGTTCGACTCATTTCTAAAAACCTCGAAATTCCCTCGATCACAGGGAAGTCGGGGAACGTCAAACTGACTGGGGACTCGACGTAATGACCGTCGCGTAGCACGTTGATTTGTAGCCCACCCTGTTCATATCGCCAAATCTCTGGCACCTGCAATGCTTCGTAGGCACTCAGTTGCGTTCTAGAAGTGAGATCAATTTCCAATGCCAGATCCGGTGGCGGGTCCACACTCAGATCAATCCGGTCTCTGCCAATCATCAGGGCATGATTTTGAATATAGAAACAATCATCTGGCTCAACGCCCACCTGCATCGCTTGCCGCTTGAGGGTAGTTGATCCTAACGATTCCCAATCCCTGTCAAGTTCGTCCAGTAATGTCGTGAGCAGGTAGGAGATAACAACTTTTACCTGCTCGTGTTTCGGCAGAGGAGCCACAATTTCTAACGTTCCTTTAAAGTAAACCAGACGGCTGCTCCGGTGGTCGCTCAGTTCTTCCAGGATGTCCTCAAACTGCTGCCAGTTCACCTTTCGCAGGACAATTCTCTGTCCAGGCACCAGTTCGAGTTGTGTAAGTTGAAGCTGCACAGCCATTGTCCGGTTTCATCCGCCTGTTCGGTTCAGAACTCCACTGCCCGAGTTTCCCAATGGTAGTTCAAGCTTACTGCAATGACTTTGGCACACCTAATCTGCCTTTTGCCGGGTGGCAGCTAAATCGGACAGCAAGCGGTCGTAGTTGAGCCAGGCTGCCTCCAGGTCCGGTTTGCTGGCGAGCGCCTGCCGATAGCACTCGAGC harbors:
- a CDS encoding Uma2 family endonuclease, with amino-acid sequence MAVQLQLTQLELVPGQRIVLRKVNWQQFEDILEELSDHRSSRLVYFKGTLEIVAPLPKHEQVKVVISYLLTTLLDELDRDWESLGSTTLKRQAMQVGVEPDDCFYIQNHALMIGRDRIDLSVDPPPDLALEIDLTSRTQLSAYEALQVPEIWRYEQGGLQINVLRDGHYVESPVSLTFPDFPVIEGISRFLEMSRTTGTRPALKAFRQWVREQLPK